The genomic stretch GCGCTGCCGGCGGCGTTGTTCAGCGCCACGGTGCAAACGCCCTGGTCCGGCATTGTCCAGCAGGCTCCGCTGATCGTGGTGCTGACGCTGGCGATGTGGGTAACCTATGCGGCCATTTATTTTCTGGCCGTCAAGCTGTTTCATAAAACGCCGCAGGACGCAGCGGTGCTGACGCTCACCGTGGCGCTGCCCAACTATGCGGCGCTCGGCCTGCCGATTCTTGGCAGCGTGCTGGGCGACGGTTCGTCTACCTCACTGTCGGTGGCGGTGTCCATCGCCTGTGGTTCGGTGCTGATGACGCCGTTCTGTTTGCTGATCCTGGAACGCGAAAAAGCGCGGGCGTCAGGCGGCAGCCAGACCTCTACGCTGGCGATGCTGCCGGTGCTGATGTGGCGGTCGGTGAAAAAGCCGATTGTGCTGGGGCCGTTGCTGGGCGTGGTGCTGTCCGCCATTGGTATTCGCATGCCGGAACTGCTGCTGGCGGCGATCAAGCCGCTGGGGCTATCCGCCACGGCGACCGCATTGTTCCTGACCGGCGTTATTCTTTCGGCGCGCCAGTTGAAGCTTAACCGCGTGGTCACCACCGCGGTGCTGGCCAAGCTGCTGGTACAACCGGCGCTGGCGTGGGCGGTGGTGCTGATGTTGGGGCTGCACGGCGCGGTGGCGATCACCGCGATTCTGATGATTGCTCTGTCCGCCGGCTTTTTCGGCGTGGTTTTCGGTAACCGGTTTGGCGTGCAGTCGCCGGATGCGGAAGCGGTGCTGCTGTTAAGCTCGGTACTCTGTATCCTGTCGCTGCCGCTATTTATTACGTTGACATCAGGAATCTAAAGCATGGTAACGACACGTCCGCACGATCTGTTATGGCTGGCGTCCCGCGAGGCGCTGGAAGGTATCGACGCGCCCTGGGTGGACAGCCAATGGCGACCGGCTTTGCCGGTGGTGGTGCGGCGTGACGTTGACCCGGCCGGGCGTATTCCGGTCGGGGTGCGCGGCATGCGCCGGGACCAGCGCGCTGCCGGGTGGGTGGCGGCGGCGCATATTGTACGCGCGGCGACCCCGGAAATGCTGGGTGAGCTGCCCGCACTGCTGGCATCGCCGTTTGTGTCGCAACCGCCGGTGCAGGTCGCGATTCAACTGGCGCAGCAGCACTGGCCGTGGCAGTGGGGGGTAACCGGCAGTACGGGATACGCGTTGGCGACGCAGATGCCGGTGCTGCATGCCGACAGCGACCTGGACCTGCTGATTCGCGCGCCTCGTGCACCGGACCTGGAAGCCCTGCGGGACTGGCAACGGCAATTGTCGTCGGGGTTGTGTCGAGCCGACACGCAAGTGGAAACGCCCAACGGCGGTTTCGCGCTGGCTGAGTGGTTGAGAGACGGGCAGGCGCTGTTGAAAACCGAGCGCGGGCCGCGGCGGGTCAGCGACCCGTGGGCAATGGAGTGGTGAGATGAAGATTCTGTTTACCTTCCCCGGACAGGGGGCGCAGCATGCCGGTATGTTGCAGTCGCTGCCAGCCGACACCGGGGTGATGGATGAAGCGGCGGCGGTGTTGGGCGACGAGGTTCGCCAGTTGGATAGCCCGCAGGCGCTGCGCCATACCCGCGCGGTACAGCTGTGCCTGCTGATCACGGGCGTTGGCTGGGCCAGAGCGCTGATGGCGCGCGGCGTGATGCCGGATATGGTCAGCGGCCTGTCGATTGGCGCGTTTCCGGCGGCGGTGATCGCCGGTGTGCTGCGTTTTGACGATGCGTTACGGCTGGTGGCGCTGCGCGGCGACCTGATGGAGCAAGCCTATCCGCAAGGGTATGGGCTCACCGCCATCATGGGGTTGAGCCAGTCGGAGGTGGAGGCGTTGCTGGTTGACAGCGGCGCGTATCTCGCCAACCTGAACGCCGAGCGGCAAATCGTGATTGCGGGCAGCGACGAGAACATGGCGCAGGTGGCGGAACGGGCGCTGCAACGCGGCGCCAGCCGGGCGCAGCGCCTGCGGGTCAGCGTGCCGTCGCATTGTGCGTTGCTGGATGCGCCCGCCAGACAGCTGGCGGCGGCGTTTGCTTCGCTGCAACTGTCGCCGCCGCAATGCGGCTACCTGAGCGGCAGTTCCGCCCGGGCAATCTGGCAGCCGGAACGCATCGCGGACGACCTGGCGCTAAACATGGCGCGCACCGTGCGCTGGCATGAGGCGATGATTGCGGCTGAAGAGCGCGATGTGCGGCTGGCGATTGAGATGCCGCCGGGCGGCGTGTTGACCTGTCTGGCGAAGCAGGCGTTTAGCCGTGGCGAGGCGTTTGCTCTGGAGCGCAGCGGCATCGATGTGGTGGTCCACCGCGCCGGCCAGCTTAGGGCGCAGGGGTAGCGTTCAGGCCGCGGGCGTACATGCGGCCTTCCGCCACCAGCGCCAGCAAATTCGGGTCATGCTCGCGGTTGCGGGCGAACACGATGGCGATGAGCTGGCGCATTTGGTAGGGCGGCGCCAGTTTCAGCAACTGTACATCGTTCTCGTACACTTTTTTCATCCGCTCGGGGATGAGGGTAAAGCCGACGCCGGCCTGCACCAGACTCAGCATGGAGAAAATGTCGTCCACCCGCGTGACGATCTCCGGCTCGAACCCGGCGATATGAAACGCTTCCTGAAAACCGGCATAGGTGGCGAACCCTTCGGACAGCGAAACGAACCGCTGGTGATGGAAATCACGCAGGTCGGCCGGCTGACGAGTATCCAGCTTCGCAGCGGCCGGCGCCGCCAGACAGATGTCATCCTCAAACAGCGGCAGGAATTCCAACTGGTTACGGTCGATGTTGCTGTCGGAGAGCGAGATAAGAATCGCGTCCAACTGTTGATCATCCAGCATGGCGAGCAGGCGCTGATTCGACCCCATGGTTAAATCCAGCTCCAGATCCGGACGGCGCAGCTTGATGCCCATAATCAGGCGCGGCACCGTTTCCAGCGT from Dickeya fangzhongdai encodes the following:
- a CDS encoding AEC family transporter, producing MTYVIVHALAPIFIIMLLGFWAGKAKMVDNKNVALLNIFVMDFALPAALFSATVQTPWSGIVQQAPLIVVLTLAMWVTYAAIYFLAVKLFHKTPQDAAVLTLTVALPNYAALGLPILGSVLGDGSSTSLSVAVSIACGSVLMTPFCLLILEREKARASGGSQTSTLAMLPVLMWRSVKKPIVLGPLLGVVLSAIGIRMPELLLAAIKPLGLSATATALFLTGVILSARQLKLNRVVTTAVLAKLLVQPALAWAVVLMLGLHGAVAITAILMIALSAGFFGVVFGNRFGVQSPDAEAVLLLSSVLCILSLPLFITLTSGI
- a CDS encoding malonate decarboxylase holo-ACP synthase; translated protein: MVTTRPHDLLWLASREALEGIDAPWVDSQWRPALPVVVRRDVDPAGRIPVGVRGMRRDQRAAGWVAAAHIVRAATPEMLGELPALLASPFVSQPPVQVAIQLAQQHWPWQWGVTGSTGYALATQMPVLHADSDLDLLIRAPRAPDLEALRDWQRQLSSGLCRADTQVETPNGGFALAEWLRDGQALLKTERGPRRVSDPWAMEW
- the mdcH gene encoding malonate decarboxylase subunit epsilon — protein: MKILFTFPGQGAQHAGMLQSLPADTGVMDEAAAVLGDEVRQLDSPQALRHTRAVQLCLLITGVGWARALMARGVMPDMVSGLSIGAFPAAVIAGVLRFDDALRLVALRGDLMEQAYPQGYGLTAIMGLSQSEVEALLVDSGAYLANLNAERQIVIAGSDENMAQVAERALQRGASRAQRLRVSVPSHCALLDAPARQLAAAFASLQLSPPQCGYLSGSSARAIWQPERIADDLALNMARTVRWHEAMIAAEERDVRLAIEMPPGGVLTCLAKQAFSRGEAFALERSGIDVVVHRAGQLRAQG
- a CDS encoding LysR substrate-binding domain-containing protein; translated protein: MLKDGDITFRKLEIFKTFMESGTITRTAELLGLSGVSVHRALHTLEEGVRCPLFIHKGRNLVALPAAHTLLEYSQEAMLLMERGLEETRKTAGVGQGRLRIGTLYSLTLETVPRLIMGIKLRRPDLELDLTMGSNQRLLAMLDDQQLDAILISLSDSNIDRNQLEFLPLFEDDICLAAPAAAKLDTRQPADLRDFHHQRFVSLSEGFATYAGFQEAFHIAGFEPEIVTRVDDIFSMLSLVQAGVGFTLIPERMKKVYENDVQLLKLAPPYQMRQLIAIVFARNREHDPNLLALVAEGRMYARGLNATPAP